aaagaacaaaggccaatgGGGCTTCCATGAGACCTGGAGCACATTAGTTTTGGGTCTTCCATAACCAAAGGGAAGGGAAATCCTATTGCATATAAACCTTCTAAACCATATTATGCAGTATGCACAGACGTTATCCACCCTAAGATTCCATGGTTCTAAACCACGTTTTTTAACAATTAATGTATCAGTTGACAAATATATTTATTGTTTAGTATCGTCCACTTAAAGACAGACCCATTGGAATCGAGGCACACGTCTTAGAACCTTCACGCCTACACTATAGCACCACCTAAGCTTGCCAAATGGACAACCTAGCTTTAACTAAGTGCTAAGCGGACCTCAAATGAGCCTTTAATAACACTGCTACTCCAATGAAATTTTAAACAGTACAATGCAAAGAAATTTCTGCTACTGCACATGAATACCTGCAGAATGCTTCTCTTCTGTAACTAAAGGCACATCAAACAACCTGTCAGAAGAGCCATTCTCAGACAACCCCAAAATGCTGGAAATTTCACTCTCTTTCTGTTTGCATTTAACAAGGGAAGAATCATGAGCGTAGCCAAATACATTCAATGGTTTCCCATTCCCACAAGTAACTGAGATATTATCTGTGTCGTTATTGAGTACAGCCGGGGAACTTTTCCCTGACTCTATAGATTGTAACCCATGAACTTTGCTTTCAGACACCCCTGCGAGAGTAGAGCCAGTTGGACTAGGAAGTTGTTCACACATTATAGGAACAGACACCATTGCTGTACTCTCCAAAACCTTTGTCAAGGGTCGGCGACGGTTCTTTCTCTTTAAAAAATCATGAACATGTGCCACCTGAGATCTCTTCCTTTTCAGAGATGACACCACACCCATCCCCAGGTCATCAAGTCCTTTCATGCGCTTACTTCCCTCAGTTCCATCATCCTCTGAGTCATTTGGTGTTCTCCTCCGTCTCCCACACACAGGTTGCTCATTAGAAGCAATTACATGATTTGGCGCCTCAAATGATACACCAGATTGAGATAATTCTTGAGCAGAATTTGAATTATCTTCTGAACTAGTGAGTTCCTCATCTAAATCCTTACCATCTTCATGAGGATTAGATGAAGTATGTGAGTCTTCCATGGTATGATGCTCTCCATCTTCTTTATCTATTCTTGAGAAAAAATTTGGATGGTCTTTCCCGAGACGAGCATTTTCAATCTCTAGAGCATGAATAATGGCATCCTCTCTTCGAGCATATTTGACAGCCTTTCTTGAAGAGTTAGCAGCAGCAGCCTTAGCTTTCTCAATACATTCATCATACTCCCCACAACGAAAGGCTTTCACCCGTTTAGATTTTTCAAGATTATACCAGTCCCTGAAACAGCAGCAATTACTAGACCTTTTTATCAAGAATcgaggaaaaaggaaaaggaaaatattCACTTCCACAGTTGGTACACTCCTTAAAAAGGGAGGGCAAAAATGGAAcgagaaagaaaaaaacaagtccattcaaaagaaaacaaagatgACAAATACTGCTATAAGAGAAAGTAAAACACATGAGTGAAAAGGAACACCATATATCTGAACTGCGGAAGTATTAGCAGGTTAAAAGATAGCAAGGAAACTAATGTCAACTTTTCTTGGCAGCCCAATAATTAGCAAGGAAAGTAATGTCTCCGTAACCGGGAAAAACGGGTGCAACTACAAAAAGGACTAAGATGCTTTTAGTATCCAACAAGAACTTTGAGCCACTTGAACCAGTTTTAATTTGCGAGGAACATGTAGAACTGGATTCTGCAACAGAAACAATCAGGAGTAAAATGGCTCTGAATGACTTCTTACTGAGGTAGAACCGCAATTAGGGAACATATAGTAATCTTAGCTATCTTGATAACTCAACTTTTACCAATAGAAGGAAGACTCCCCATATGAATGCTAGTCTGGTTGGAAAGTTGATAAAGCCGTCAGAGAGGAAAGACCGGGAAGCACCTCCTGCTCAAAACTTCCCcatattcttttcttttgaaaaagATGATCCCTGCTTGTATCTTTTGGGGTGTCTGGACAAGAATCACAGATGTTTTGATGGGATATCAACTCAAACACACACACTTAAGTCTAGATGTCTCCTTTGGTTATTTAGTTGGCAGTGTTTATCCCCTGTAGATCCCCTTTACGCATTTTTATGgcactaatatatcatctcctattgcttttttgagccgagggtctcctggaaacagcctctctacccttcggggtaggggtaaggtctgcgtacatattaccctccccagaccccacttgtgggattatactgggtcgttgttgttgttgttgttgttttgctTTAGCCtagtattttttcttttctttttttgggtaTCAAAGCTTACTCTTTCCCTCTCTCTTGTACTtcttgcatcttcttgatgcctttTTCTATAAAACTcattacttcatcaaaaaaataAGGAAGATTCCCCATATTGCCAAATAAGATCCTGCACGTCACATACAGATATGACAAAACGCTTACAACACTAGCAAAAGTCAAGAATCAACATTGTTACTTGACAATAGCCAATAAACACCTGAAAACCTAGATCGCACGGTTTACATTAAACTTTTCAAAGCCAAAAACTGTTGTACGTACCACATAAATGGCACAAGCAGTATAGACCAGTTCACAGCAAAGAAAGTACCATAAGAAAGCTAAATTGAAATACTAAAACATTAAGTAATAGAAGCAGATGGAGTTACCTAACATTCCAAAAGTCTGAACGCCTCTCCACAAGAATCAGTAAGACCTAACCGTAAGTTATTCTGTAGGTTTCATATTTTAATTGCCAGAAGTAGTTCCCACAATTTCTTGTTTCACGACATGGTAATTAGGTTCGTTAGCTTAGTTCTATTATAGGTGGAAAGTAAATTGGCACACACTATGTCTAATATTTTTGTTCCAAAACAGACACTACAAGTCCATAACTATGCGACTTCTCTGCACGAGGAACCTTAGCAGCTACAGGAATGAATGAACCACACACTCGCCAACTTCTTCCCTGCAACCAACTCTAGAACATGAATTCTCCATTCATTTTAATTTTACTTCATCGTCAAAATTTTACTCCtgatgatccatattatttgtctTTTAAGGTTTTTGCATATTCCTATGATCTGATCCAAATCCTAAGCACATAAAGCATCAACCTAGCTCCACAGAGGAATCTAATGTCTTTTTATCCATTTTTTACAAGTTTAGGAGTAGGAACTATAATTACGATTAATGCGAGAGACTGCTAACCACCTCCCCTTCAAACAAATGGCAAGGAGAAAGTCTCATACTAAGATAAATAAATAATGCACCCAAGGGTGTGGCCTGGTGGTTAGTGAAGAGGGTTACAACCATGAGGTCTTAGGTTCAAATCCCAGCGGAGACAATCGCGCAGGCGGGCCACAACACCacagttataaaaaaaaaagataaataaataagacAAAGGCAGTGAAAACAAGAACTTACACACTGGCATCTTCTCTGCCAAGGAGCTTAACAGGAGTGCCTGATCTTGGTGAAACAGAACAACTCTGAGGTAACTCATCTGGGCCCAAAATCCGACCAGGCCACCACGACCCATTTCGCCTGCGGACCCACACCAGCCCACCCACCGACGCATCAATGGCTTTGGCACTTGACTCACCCGAACTCCCCATTTCCTCTTAAAAGAATGCAggggataaaatagtaaaaaatccCCAAATTCAGTCAATCCACAGCATTCCTCCTAAACATCCAAAAACCCCTACAAAAATCACCTCTTTTCCTGTCATCAAAAAATCCACATAGCTTTTTAAACCACAGAACAAACAAAAAACAGTTTAAATTAACGGATTTTTCAGAAAGAATTGAACCCTCACATGCAACAAAAAAACCCAGGTATATAAAGCATTAAACAAAAAAtctccaaaaaaaaaaggaaagaataacaaaacaaaacagattGAAGGGTTTATGCGAGAGACAGATAGATCTATCCGAAAAAAATAACAACGGGAAAAAAAAACTTCGATTATGAATAGGATTGTTTCCCCTTATTTTTTTCCAAAACTATATGTACAATAAACAAAACCCACCTCCCTATTTATTTGGATTTTAAAGTCCTTGTGTTTTTTCTTGTTTCGCTCTGGAGGACATTGAAATTTTAGTTCCAGCGAAAGAGTACAAGAAAAAAGAGAGTGAGGTGTCCGCCGCAGAGAAGAAGTTGATGAACAATGGTAGCAGAAAAGAGTGACTTCTCTGTACgaacaaaaataaaaaggatcCAACGTACCCTTTTGAGTATCTTCCTTTATTTCCAAAacagagagaaagagagagaaccGTCTTCACACGCACACACAAACGAAAGAGAGCgagcgagagagagagagagagagagagttttgtgTTTTTTTCTTGTGTGGATTAATATTTCGTAATTATTTTTGGAGTTTGAGgtgataataatataataataataaacagaaaagggaaaaaaaagtgTTACGATTCAGCATGACAGGAAGTACGCTAAGATATCTACACCTCTTTACTGTGTATCTCTTCGTGGGCCCCGCTATTGATCGAGAAAACGTGCCCTCTATTTTGTCATAATTGCAATAACTTCCCATGTGAACTGAGTAAATTGTTACTTTAACCCTTAGCTAAAGCATTGATGCTGTCTTAGAGCCCGTCTGGacttttcgaatttttttactttttttaaaattagtatttgaccataaaatttttaattttcacttgaaaataaattttaattttttttgaaaatttaaaaaacttcaaaaggctatttttttaaattttcactcATATCACTCACAAACTTAAAACAactcaaaattatattcatgttcaaacacaactttaattttcaaatacaaaaaaacaaaatcattttttttggaattttacaattcttatgtccaaacgcccacttagtgGTTGAACTCAAATCTGAGCCATTAATCATCCACTGCCTTCTGATTAGAACCACTAGTTTTTGAGCCAAAGTTTTATACATGAATATTTTAGCAAAATTTAATTCAAGTAACATAATTGAAGTAAAATTATACGAAAGGAACATGAAAGGTAAAGCATATTTGATTCTAAAAATATTACGTTATAAAGTCAATTTTTAATTTATTCTTTCATTGTTAGGTCGAAGAAGAATTGGAAaaaggtgattaagcaaaatatGGTGTTGCTCCAGCTCACTAAGAACATGACCAtggataggaaggtgtggaggttgaGAATAAAGGTAAAAGGTTAGAATAGGTCGCCTAGCGTTGTTCTTGTTTGTAACAGTAACTTTAGTACATGAGTTagtgttatttatgtattttcgTATTCCTCCTTCTGATTAAAATATTCAATTTTAATattatatatttgtatttttactTCGGGTTTATAATTGGTGTGATCGTTGTTGTCCTTCTTTTTATCTTTCCTAAGCCGAAGGTCTTTCGATAACAGTCTTTCTGCCTTTCTGAAAGTAGAGGTAAGGTGTGCACACATACTACCCTCCTCAATccctacttgtgggattatactgaatcagttgttggtattgttgtttTACTGTATTATTACTGTCGAAGAGGACTTTCATACTTATAATATAACTTGTTTcttaatttaataattaactacCTCCACTAATTATTAAATGAAATTTTTTCCTTGCCAAAAAAAGGAGCTAATCTCTCATTCCAAAGTATCGTCAATTTAGACTTTTAGAATCTAAATGTTAAGTTCTAATCATGCTTttggttttttttctttccttcagATAAAAAGAAATTTACGTTATGCTATTGCTTAATATTGCTTTTGAAATGTTTTGAAGTAAAGAATTAATCTATATGATCTAAATCCTTCGATAGAGAAATGACTCGCCAAAAAGTGTAATAGTACTGGTAAAACTAACCTAAACTCATTTGATCTGTTCAATTTGCTCAAGTTTTAATGGGTTTGGGCTGGaatatttttaaaacaacaaattaacttatcaaaaattaTTAGCTCAAATGGACCCGTGATGATACCTAATCTTGACCCAAATAAATGCTCAATCATAAGGTTCTACATTAACTCAtgttctaaaaaatatttttcagacCCCACGTATGAgattaagagcccgtttggacatacaaaaaatttcctttttttcaattttttttttgaaaacaatgttTGGTTATCCTATTCTTactagtttttttctttttcacttgAAAATCCTTTTTCAATTGAAAATGGGAATTTGCTAGTTTTTAGTTTTACAGATttaccctatatttttaaaatttataaaatgaCCCCAtcagtttttcatctttggcagaTACATCTTTGGAGATTGATGGTAGAACATCGGTCCTAGTTGATACTTGAACTCTGCCTACTGGAGGTTTGATTATATGGTTATGAGAAATATATGGCTATGCATGCTTTTGCACCTTCTCTGTGTGTTAGTAGAATTAGAAAATGTGATATTAATTTTGCATCTTCTATGTATTGCAGTAAAGCAGAATATGATAACAGTTAAACAATAGcattttaattgtttattttacGTGGGATAATCAAATTGGGgtgattttgatattttttataaGTTGTGGAGTATAAATCATGTTTCAtgattttgaaaaataaagaCATCCAAATATGTTGCAAAAATTATAACCAAACACAACTTCAtcttcaattcaaattttagtgaaaatccaaatttgaaaaaaaaaattggaattcatgtccaaacgcctactaagatgggtttgttattgttgttgttgttagtgaTGGTGGAAAATACTTATtttattaaaatgaaagaaaatactttttccaTGTCATAAAAAGAAAGTGTTTTgttgaaaggaagaaaaaaaactcTATATACAAcattaaaagaattttttttttctacaacatgaaaggaaagtactctttttatgaaaaaaaaatattttttctacatcatgaaaagaaagtactcttttTTGTTGAAACAaaggaaaatactttttctactatatgaaaagaaaatactcatttcataaaacaaaaaaaaaataccttTTCTACATTATAAAAAGAAAGTACTTATttaattgaaatgaaagaaaatattttttctaccaTAAAAAGAAGAtattcattttgttgaaatgaaaaagaaaatactctATCCACAATATTAAAACAAAGTAttctaaataatatttttattttgggTGGGATCAGGGGTTCGGGAATAGGGTGGGGGTTCGGGTGGTGGGAGGTGGATTGAGGTGGGTGAAAAGttttaatttttacttttttattttttttatatttattattattataaaatgaAGAACTATCAAATAAAATTCTAAATCTAAATTGAGGAAATAAATC
This sequence is a window from Nicotiana sylvestris chromosome 3, ASM39365v2, whole genome shotgun sequence. Protein-coding genes within it:
- the LOC104231252 gene encoding uncharacterized protein At1g51745 isoform X2, which produces MGSSGESSAKAIDASVGGLVWVRRRNGSWWPGRILGPDELPQSCSVSPRSGTPVKLLGREDASVDWYNLEKSKRVKAFRCGEYDECIEKAKAAAANSSRKAVKYARREDAIIHALEIENARLGKDHPNFFSRIDKEDGEHHTMEDSHTSSNPHEDGKDLDEELTSSEDNSNSAQELSQSGVSFEAPNHVIASNEQPVCGRRRRTPNDSEDDGTEGSKRMKGLDDLGMGVVSSLKRKRSQVAHVHDFLKRKNRRRPLTKVLESTAMVSVPIMCEQLPSPTGSTLAGVSESKVHGLQSIESGKSSPAVLNNDTDNISVTCGNGKPLNVFGYAHDSSLVKCKQKESEISSILGLSENGSSDRLFDVPLVTEEKHSAGLSPIMSCTSQKAKGGVGAQPSQGSQVEAMSFGSEELDDSDSTSSGSDDFQCFSQRMEKGTSKWQLKGKRNSRQTSRKVGCYNTGGSHASESLTYRLKSKSATTTPQSETRSIVDELRGWGRNVSLREARMKGPTAELLAPQRLLPYRQSRYTVNPKYESSDFSLRHHIADSSLYDVNLEVKASYRPQHVPYISLMSKLNGQPIIGHPLTVEVLDDGFCDNLLVSGSECYSSSYDLDEDHSENNSALQGADMDYESKPSLAARISTRHHMVQPRGSPTKSPKTRKNGLLSKKIRKLSSLTGSHQQNKEKKPVVEKLKGPAVACVPLKIVFSRINEALNSSVRPAHRSIIPSIG